The window AGACCTTGTCTTCCATGAGCTTCTGCTCGAGGGCGAGTTCGTAAAGCATGACGGCGGAACCACCGTAGACCTGCTGGACGGTGAACTGGTTGCCGATGTAGTCCTGCGAGAGGTTGGAACCGTCACGATTCAGTCCGCTCACAGTGATGGATGCGCCCTTCCAGCCGGCGATCTTTTCCAGGTCAAGAGCCACACCCACGAGGATGTTGTCGCAATAGGTGAATCCCTGATCCCGGCCGCCGGTCACATTACCTGCGATGTTGTTCGTATAGGATCCGGAGAACTCGATCCCGTTATCATCCAGCCAGTTTCTGACACCCCACCAGTCGCCAAGAAGTGTCGGGCCGGCAAGCCACTCCGGCGAGCCGATGTAGTTGGAGGGGTAGGGATTGTAGTAATCCCAGAACCGCGAGCGGCTTCCGGATTCCGTTCCTGCGAAGGACGAGGTGGCGGTAAGGGCGAAAGCGGCAGCACCGATGCCAGCGAGCGAGAGAGTTCTCATAAACAGAGGGGGTGGAGAGTTGTTTAGTGAATCGCGGGAAAATTTGCAATCCCGGACACTGGGCTAAGCTTAGTTTGCCGGGAGGAGGCGGACGACCTTTCCGGGATTGTCGTAAACGACGTAGAGATAACCGTCGTCAAAAACGCGCAGATCGCGGATGCGGCCCGTGCCCTTGAGGATGTCCTCCTGCTCGATGACTTTCTGGCCGTCGAGTTTCACCCGCACGATTTTGGTGAGGGCGAGGGCTCCAGCGAAGATGTTGCCCTCCCATTGGGGAAACTTGTCGCCGTGGTAAACCGTGAGGCCGCACGCGCCGAGGGACGGAGTCCAGTACGTAATGGGCTGCTCCATTCCGTCCTGGCTGGTATGGTCGGTGATCGGGGTGCCGCTGTAATTGATGCCGTAGGTGATGGTCGGCCAGCCGTAGTTCAGGCCTTTGCGGATGATGTTGAGCTCATCACCGCCCTTGGGGCCGTGCTCGGTCTCCCAGAGAATGCCGGAGGGCAGGTCGTAGATGAGGCCCTGCGGGTTGCGGTTGCCATTGCACCAAATCGTCGGGCGAGCGCCCGGGGTGTTGGCGTACGGGTTGTCGGCCGGGATGCTGCCGTCATCCATCACCCGGTGGATCTTGCCCTTCACGTTGTCGACGCGCTGGGCGTTGTTCGTCGGATTGGTGACATCGCCGCGGTCGCCAATGGAGAAAAAGAGATGGCCTTCCTTGTCAAACGTGAGCTTGCAGCCGAAATGGACGCCTGCCCCAGTGGCTTCGTCGGCGGGCGGATCGAAGATCGTCTCCTGGTCGACGAGCCTGTTGTCTTTCAGCCTGGCGCGAATGACCGAGGTGAGCGCGCCTTTGGGCAGAGGCTTGGAGAAGGAGAGATAGATCCAGCCGTTCTTTGCGTAGTCGGGATGCAGGACGACATCGAGCAGGCCGCCCTGGCCCTTGGCCCAGACCTCGGGCACGCCCTCGACAGGATCGGGCAGGAGCTTGCCATTTTCCACGATGCGCAGGCGGCCGGGGCGCTCGGTGATGAGGAAGCGGCCATCGGGGAGCTTGGCGATGGCCCAGGGGTTGGTCATGCCATCGGCGATGGTCTCGACCCGGAACTTTGCCGCGGCGGTTTCCACCACGTCTCCCTGCTGGGCTGAGGCGAGGCCGCACCCAAGAAGGAGGAAAATCGCCGCGTGACGCAAGGGGAGTTGCCAAGGCTGCATGGTGCTGGCTTCTTTCTCACATGCGGCTCCACATTGCACTGCTTTCCTGCATTTTCCCCATGGTCGTCGTCGCGGATGAGCTGGAAACCCAATTGGTTGCCGGGGCGGGAGTCTATGAGATGAATTGTGCGCAGTGCCACGTCGCCGGCAAGGGCGGTCCGACCGCCCCGGCCCTCATCGGGACGGCTATCGTCAAGGGGCCGGCGAAGGCGATCATCGAGGTGGTCCTGAAAGGCCAGACCGGCAAGGTGGTGGTGGACGGCAAGCCTTTCAACGGGCAGATGCCAGCCTTTGATTACCTGACGGATGAGGAAATAGCCTCCGTCGTGGCCTATATCCGCAAGCAGTTTGGCGAGGTGGGAGAGGTCGTGCCGGTGCAGACCGTGACCGACGCGCGGCCCAAATAGAGGCTATTCCGCCTTTTCCCAGTTTACGCTGCCGTCGAATCGCGCGGCCGCCCGCATCGAGCCATGGACAGGAGCCGACGGGGTATTGGCCCGCCAGGCGGCTCCGGCTACTTCGGGGACGTGCTGATCGGCTTCCTTCATAATCCAGCGTTCGTCCTCGGGAAGCGAGGCGACGGTGACGAGTTTCAGCGAGGGCTGGGCGGGATCGGTGGGGAGATTGCCGAAGGGGTTGACCGTCGTTCCGTTGACCTCCACGGCGGTGTTCATCACGTAGATGCGGGCGTCGCCGAGGTTTGTGCCTTTCATTGCGCGGCGGTAGGACTTGGGAATGAGCGACTCGACTACGTAGGCGGTCGGGCGCTTTTCAAAGGAAAGATACTCGCCGACCTCCCGCACGAGACGACCCTCGCGGGCGGGATCGTAGAGCATGACCTGGCCGGGCCAGAGAGGGCCGGGCAGGGTGCCATCGTGCTCGCCCGCATAGGAAATAACGGCCTGCGCCATGGTGCGAAGCTGCGCGGTGGAGTCGGCCTGCTCGGCGGAGCGCTGGCTGCGGAACAGCGCCGCCAGCCCGAGAACGGCCAATACCGCGATGATGCTGATCGTGACCAGCAGCTCGATAAGTGTGAATCCCCGCCGCGTGGTTTTCATTTGGACTGAAAACATACGGCGGCGGGTTGCGAAAGGGCTGCCTATTTGGCGACGATGTTGATCAGCTTGTTCGGGACGATGATGATTTTCACCACGGTCTTCCCGGTAAGGCTTTCCTTAACCTTCTCCAGGGCGAGCGCCGCAGCTTCGATCTCGGCCTGCGGGGCGTCCTTGGGCACGACGAGGCGGTCGCGGAGCTTGCCATTCACCTGCACAACGTACTCGGCTTCGCTGACAGCGAGGTATTCCTCGTTCCACACCGGCCAGGCCTGCGAGGAGGCACGGCCATGGAATCCGGAGAATTTTGCCGCGAGGAGCGCCCAGAGTTCGTCGGCGATGTGCGGGGCGAAGGGCGAGAGCAGCACGAGGAGCGTACGCAGCACCGCAACGGGGCGCGGCGAGGCGTTTACGAATTCATTCGTGCAGACCATCATCTGCGAGATCGCGGTGTTGAAGGCAAAGCCGTCGATGTCCTCGGTGACCTTCTTGATTGTGGCATGCACGACGCGAAGCTGGGCCGGGGTGAGGTCGGCCTCCACGAGGGCGGGCGAGATCGCCCAGTCGCCCTCCTGGGTTTCCTCCATGGCGAGACGCCAGACGCGGCCGAGGAAGCGGTAGACGCCTTCGACGCCCTTCATGCTCCACGGTTTGGACTGCTCCAGCGGTCCCATGAACATCTCGTAGAGGCGGAGCGAATCCGCGCCGTACTCGGAGATGACGCTGTCGGGGTTGACCACGTTGCCGCGGCTCTTGGACATCTTCTGCTCGTCCGGGCCGAGGATCATGCCCTGGTTGACCAGCCGCTGGAAGGGTTCGCGGGTCGATATGTAGCCGAGGTCGAAGAGCACCTTGTGCCAGAAGCGGGCGTAAAGCAGGTGCAGCACGGCGTGCTCGGTGCCGCCGACATAGAGGTCGACGCCGCCGGGCTTCCCCGCATCCATCCAGTAGTTCTCCGCATCGGTACCGACGAAGCGCTCGGGGTTGAGCGGATCGCAGAAGCGCAGGTAATACCAGCAAGAGCCAGCCCATTGCGGCATGGTGTTGGTTTCGCGGCGGGCCTTCTCGGAATACTGCACCCAATCGGTGGCCTTGGAGAGCGGTGGCTCGGGCGAGCCGGTCGGCTTGAAGTCCTCCATCTCGGGCTGCGCGAGCGGGAGCTCGGCCTCGGGCAGGGCTCGGTGACGCCCATCCTCCCACAGGATCGGGAAGGGCTCGCCCCAGTAGCGCTGGCGTGAGAAGAGCCAGTCGCGAAGCTTGTAGTTGATTGTGCCGTGGCCGATGCCTTTCTCCTCCAGCCACGCGGTGATGCGGGCCTTTGCTTCCTTCGTGGGCAGGCCCTCGATGGGGGCGGAGTTGATGGCGATGCCTTCGCCGACAAAGACGGCGCTGGTGTCGGGCTGCGAGCCGTCCGCCGGGGCGACGACTGGAATGATGGGGAGCTGGAACTTGGTGGCAAACTCCCAGTCGCGCTCGTCGTGCGCGGGGACAGCCATAATCGCGCCGGTGCCATAACCAGTCAGTACGTAGTCGGCGGTCCAGATCGGAATGCGGGCGCCGTTGACCGGATTGATCGCATAGGCCCCGGTGAACACACCGGTCTTTTCCTTGGCCAGCTCGGTGCGCTCGAGGTCGGACTTTGAGGCGACCTGGCGCTTGTAGGCTTCCACGGCGTCGCGCTGCTCGGCGGTCGTGATCTGGTCGACCAGCGTGTGCTCGGGAGCGAGCACGAGGTAGCTCGCGCCGAAGAGCGTATCCGGGCGGGTGGTGAAAACTTCGATGGTCTCGCTGGCTCCCTCAAGGCCGAACGTGACCGACGCTCCCTCGGAGCGGCCAATCCAGTTTTTCTGGAGCAGCTTGATGCCTTCGGGCCAGTCGAGGCCGTCGAGTTCATTGATCAGGCGTTCTGCGAAAGCCGTGATGCGCAGCACCCACTGGCGGAGCGGACGACGCTCTACGGGATGGCCGCCGACCTCGCTCTTGCCGTCGATGACCTCTTCATTGGCCAGCACGGTGCCGAGAGCGGGGCACCAGTTCACCGGCTGTTCGCTCACGTAGGCGAGACGCACGGAATCTGCGTCCTCACCCTTGTAGGTCTCGATCGGTTCGGCTTTCTGCGTCTCGGGGTTGAACCACGAGTTGTAGAGCTTGAGGAAGATCCACTGCGTCCAGCGGAAGTACTTCGGATCAGTCGTGCTGATCTCGCGCTCCCAGTCGTAGCTGAAGCCGATGGACTGGAGCTGGGCGCGGAAGCGGTCGACGTTGCGCTCGGTCGTTACGCGCGGGTGCTGGCCCGTCTTGATGGCAAACTGCTCGGCGGGGAGGCCGAAGGCGTCCCAGCCCATGGGGTGGAGGACGTTGAAGCCGCGGAGGCGCTTGAACCGCGCGATGATGTCGGTGGCGGTGTAGCCCTCGACGTGGCCGACGTGCAGGCCCTCGCCGCTCGGGTACGGGAACATATCGAGCACGTAGTACTTGGGCTTGTTGGCGTCGAAGCCGGGCTCGCCGGGATTGGCCGCGCGGAACGCGCCCTCGTCCAGCCAGCGCTGCTGCCACTTCGGTTCGAATTCGGAAAAGGGAAATTGCTTGCGTTGAACAGCCATCGTGAAAGGGGTGGGACTATGGCAGAGACTTCCCTTTCTGAAAACCTCGCAAATTCAGGCCCCTACCGCCTGCTCGTTTCCACCCGCAACGCTCACAAGGTCGGCGAGATCCGGCAGATCCTCGGTAGTTCGTTCGAGGTCATGGACTTGTCCGCGGCTCCGCAGGTGCCGGAGGTGGAGGAAACCGAGACCACCTTTGAGGGAAATGCCATGTTGAAAGCCGTGGCCGCCTCGCTCGTCTTCGACGGCTGGGTGATCGCCGACGACTCCGGCCTGGAGGTCGACGCCCTCAATGGCGCGCCGGGTGTCTACTCCGCCCGCTACGCCGGGGAAAACGCCGGAGACAAGGACAACAACCGGCTCCTTTTGGAGAACCTCGACGGCGTCCTCGACCGGCGGGCGCGGTTCCATTGCGTGATCGTTCTGGCCCGAGGCGGGCGCAAACTGGCGGCTTTCGACGGAACGGTCGAGGGGCGAATCATCGATGCCGAGGACGGCGCGGGCGGCTTCGGGTACGATCCGCTCTTCATTCCGGAAGGTTACAACCAGACCTTCGGCGTCCTTCCCGCCGAGGTGAAAAACGCCCTGAGCCATCGTGCCAAGGCTCTCGAAAAACTGTGCCAGTGGCGCGGGTGGTATTGATTTGCGTAGGGTTGGCGTCCCACCGACCTGTTCGCTAGGCACACTAGAAGCAGTGAGGGAGCAAGGTGGTCATGGCTCGTCGTACTCGCGGGCCGGCAAGATGCCGGCCCTACGATCCTTGCGATGGCTGGTCAACGGGTGGTGCTGGCTTCCGTCTTCGTCCCGATCAGGAGCAGCTTTCCGTATTCCTCGCAGAGGAAAAAGCCGGTGATGACGGTTCCGCTGGATCGAATTTCCAGATACGTCGCAGGCGTTGACGTGGTCGTAAAGCGGACGCCGTCGACCTCTTTGCTTACCGGTGTGCCACCTTGCGGAACATCGAGCCATTGGTAATGCAGGTCGTTCTTGAACGGCTGCAACTTTTCCAGCAATCGGCGGAAAGTGCCATTTTGCGTGTTGCGGATATTCTCCTGCGACATGCCCTGTGAATACAGGAGCGAGGTCAGCACGGCCGGGTTGTTCGCTGCAATGGCCATGCGGAAGCCAGACAGAAACGCTTCCTTCTCCCGGTCGCTCGGTGCGGCGTGAAGGCAGAACGTTCCGAGGAAGACTGCAGCCAGTAACGCGAGGTTCAGACGCATGGGGTGTTTGGCTTACAAAGCTAAACACCGCTTTGTTCGGTGTCGAAGCTGAAGCTTTCCAGAAGGGCGAGGCTGCGCCTGCTCAGGTGCTCCGCCCGCGGAAGGTAAGTTCGGCGACGCCGGATTTGTCGAGTTCGCCGAGATCAAGGGCGACCATGCGGTCGTATTGGGCCTTGGTGGCTTCGGCGAGCGGGAGGGTGAGGCCGAGATCACCGGCCAGTTCGAGGGCGATGCCCGAGTCCTTGGCAGCGTGGGCGGCGGAGAAGTAACAGGAGTGCTCGCGGTTTTGCATGTCCTCGCCGTCTGTTTCCAGCACCCGGGAGTTTGCGCCGGTTTGCGAGAAGACTTCGCGGAGCATGGTGAGATCGAGACCGAGCGCCTCGCCCAGGCCGAGGCCTTCGGCGAGGCCGGCGGTGTTGATGTTCATCACCATGTTGACGAGGGCTTTTACCTTGGCGGCTTCCCCGGCTTTGCCGACATAGCGGAGTGAGGAACTGAGCTTTTGCAGGATCGGCTCGACGGCTAGGAAGACATCCTTTTGGCCGCCAACCATGAGGTAGAGTGTTCCCTGTCGAGCTTGAGTGATGCTGGAGGCCATGCAGGCTTCCAGGGCATAAGCTCCGGCGGCGGAGGCGGCCTTTTCGACGTCCTGATGCACTGCCGGGGTCACGGTGGCGCAATTAATAAAGGTTTTGCCTCCAGCATGCCGGAGAAGATGGTCGCTTTCGCCGCTCAAGCCGAAGATCGAGCGCATGGCGCCGTCATCGGTGACGACGGTGATGATGATGTCGCCTAGTCGGGTGGCTTCCGCTAGTGAGCCGGTTGCGGTCGCGCCGATTTCACTGGCCAGCTCTCGGGCCGCCTCTGGGCGGACGTCGTAGATGCCGCCGATGGGATAGCCGAGTTCATTGAGACGATGAGCCATGTTGCGGCCCATGCGGCCGACGCCGACAAAGGAAATGGTCTGCATTCGCTTAGGGAAAGAATGGGTTGTTTTGCTTTTGCTCGCCCACGGTGGTGAGCGGACCGTGCCCGGGACAGATGATGGTTTCGTCAGGGAGAGACAGAATCTCTTCCTGGTTCGTACGGAGGGCGTCAGAGTACGAAACTCCACCTCCGCCCATGGACCCGGCAAAGATGGCGTCGCCGACGACGGCGAGGGAACGTTCGAGGCCCGTGACCACGTAGGTGATGCCTCCGGGCGAATGTCCCCAGGTGAGTCGGGATTCCACCCGAAGGTTGCCGACCTCGAAGACTCGGCCAGGCGCGAAGGTGGAGGCACCCTTCACGGGTTCCTTTTCGCCGATCCAGGCGGGGGCTCCGGTTTTTTCCACGAGACGGTCGAGTTCGTAAATATGATCACCGTGCGAGTGGGTAAGCAGGATGAGTTCGAGCGTGAGGTTCTCCTCCGTGAGGGTGGCGAGCATGTCGTCGATGTCGGTACCGGTGTCGAAGGCGACCGCTTTGCCCGACGCCTTATCCCACACCAGGTAGGAGTTCACCATCATATCGTGAAACGGCGTATTGTATCCGGCAAGGCCGGGCAGCGAGATCGGCGCGGGTACATAATCCCCCCGGCCGAGAGCGGCGGTGCGATTGGCGCAGAGGCCCAGTTCCGGCGAGAGCGCACGGACGATCTCCTCGTCAAAATGACCATCGAATACGGCGGCGGCGCGATCTTCGGGAATCCCGGCGCGCTGAGCGACAGAGAACAGGTCGAATCCAAGACCGCGACGAGCCTTGGAGAGGACATCGGCAAAATTGTCTTCGAGCGGGATGGTTTTCATGGATCTAGACCGTACGGGTGCGGATTTGGTGGTTGAGGATGAGGAAAAGCGCGAAGAACAGAACCAGCGTGGACAGGGTGAGCACCCCGATGTTGAACCAGATCATGTTGACCTTGATGCCGAGATACTCTTTCACCGGCCCGAAGAAGACGTTGAGGTGGCGGCGGCCCGGCATATCGTTGCGATAGTCGGTCTGCTCCATCTCGGCTTTGGAAATGAGATCGGTCACCTTCTGGTTGATATAGATCTGTTCGGCTGTGACGCCCTTTTCGCGCCCGCGGAATTTTGCCCGGTCGAGCGGGCCGCCGCGAATGACATTGTCGACTTCGCGGAGTTTGCGATCGATATCCTTCGCATTCTTTCCCTGGAGGCCGGAGACGATGGCGAGCAGGTCCTTCAAGTCCTCGAGTCGATCCTCCTGAGGTTCTGTCAGGTTCTTGTTGGCGGCGAGTTCGGTGATCTGTTTCTGAATGATCTCCTGGCGGCTGGTGAGAGGATTGAGCTTGGCCTGAGCGAAGACAAGGGCCTCGTAGGACCAGCGCATCGGCATGAATTCGCAGATAAGCGGCACCTGGAGATCGCTACGGGTGGAGCTCATCGCGTCCGGGTGACGGTTGGCCCACTGTTCGATCGTATAGACGAAGTCGAGGTTGCGGTTCATCTCCTCGTACTTGATGAGTGCGCCCGCAAGGATGATCTGCGGGATGAGCACGGCGGGGATCACGAGCACGGCGGTCTTGCTTTCATTCACCAGCGAGGAGATGACGAGGCCGATGGCCACGCCGCTCACGGTGGTGAGAAACATCGCAACGAAGACGATCCAGTACACGCCTCGCACAGAGAGCAGCGCGTCGCCGATCCACGTGTAGAGGGCGCACTGGACGAGGGCAAACACGGACAGCGTGAGCGCCTTGCCCGCCACGTAATAGCCGATCCGCACGTTCAGGTTTCGTTCTCGCAGAAGCACGGGCCGGTCTCTGAGGATGTCGTCGACGCTATTGGTCAGGCCCAGGAACATTGCCACCACCAGCGAGAGAAAGAGGTAGGTCGGGATGTGGTAGGCCGAGGAAAAATCGTACGGTCCGCTCTCGTTGTAGCGAAGCACGAAGCCGATGAGCAGCGCCAGCGCCGGGGCGACGAGGATCGTCATGAGCAGGTTGGCGGGCATGCGCATCTTGCTCAGGAAGGCGCGTTTCAGAAGGACGACGAACTGCCGCCATTCCTCGCGCCAGCGAATTGGCTCGCGACGGCGGGCGCTGGTCGATGGGAGTTGCGGTGAAGCGTCCTTGGGCGGAGTCGTCTGCTGGACGTCCTTCATGAGGCGATATGCCTCGTACTTGTCGCGCCAGTAGTCCGGGGAATAACGGCGGGCCGGCACAAGCTGGCCGCGGTTGTTTTCCTCGAAAATAATGTCGCCCGAGAGATCTCGCAGCGGAGTCTCCAGAACGTCGAAGATGAACTCCGGCCGCGTCGTGCCGCAGGCCTCGCAGGTACCCATCTCGGTGCCGAAGTGCTGCTGGTGCTCCGCCTCGGCGAAGTACTTCAGCATTTCCTGTGGCGTTCCAAAAAAGACCAGCTTGCCGCCGCGGTCGAGGAGCACGGCCTTGTTGAACATCTGGAAGATTTTCGATGTCGGCTGGTGGATCGTCACGAGGACGATCTTGTTGTGCGACATGCCGCGAATGATCTCGATGACGTGTTCGGAGTCCTTCGACGACAGGCCGCTGGTGGGCTCGTCGAAGAGGTACACGTCGGCCGAGCCGATCATGTCGAGGCCGATATTGAGGCGCTTGCGCTCGCCGCCGGAGAGGGTCTTCTTGTGGGCGGCGCCGACGACGTAGTTGCGACGTTCGTTGAGGCCGAGCTCCGCCAGCTTGCTGTCGATGCGGCGGAGGCGCTCACGGCGGGAGAGGTGGGGCGCGCGAAGGGCGGCGGCGAAATTCAGGTTTTCCTCGATGGTGAGGTGCTCGTCAAAGGCGTCGTGCTGCGGGATGTAGGTGACGTACTTGCGGAGCTGGTCGTTGTTGGAGTACAGCGAACGTCCGTTGAAAAGCACGTCTCCCTGGGCTGGGGCAAAGGTGCCGGAAAGCGAGCGCATGAGCGTGCTCTTGCCCGCGCCGCTCGCGCCCATCACGCAGACCATCTCGCCGCGCTGGACGGAGAAGGAAATACCATCGAGCGCGACCTGGCTGTTGCGGAAGCGGCAGACGAGGTCGCGCACCTCGAGATTGCGAACGATGTTGCGCTCCTCCTCGATGAGGCGCTCGGTGAAGTTGCAGCGCAGCACCTGGCCCGCGTCGATGCGGATGGTGTCGCCATCGGCCAGCGTGGCGTAGTTGCGCACCGGCACGCCGCGCACGACGATGGGACGGTCGGCCTGGAGCACCTCCACGCGGCCTTCCTTGCGGTCGTAGTCACAGTAGATTTTCAGCAGCACGTCGCCGCCTGTGCCGGCAGAGAGGAGGATGTCGTCCTCGTGAAGCAGCCCGGGGTTGTTTGAGACGAGGTACTCGCTCTTGGAGGCCTTGAGCTGGAAGCGTCCGCCGTATTGACGCGCCCTGCGGCGAAGGTCGCCGAGGTCGAGTTCGCTGTCATTGTGGAAGATGATGTTGTCCTCCAGGGTGGCGTCGACGGTGCGGCCCTGGGTGAGGCGGACGTCGCGGAGCACGGCATCAACGTCCTTGAGCGCGGTGACCTTCACGCCGAGGCCGAATGTGACCTGGAGACAGGAGTCGCGGGATTGGTTTTTCTCCAGTCGCACCTCGTCGTCCTCGTTCACTGCGACGAAGATCTGTGGCGTGGCGACGTTTTTCTTGGCGTTGAAATAAAAGACGAGGTCCTGGTGGGTAATGACCTGGTCGTCGATGAGGATGCGCTGCCCGGTGAAGATACGGCAAAGGTCGCCGTTCTTGAGCACGCGGCCCTGCACGATGAGGTTACGGCCGCTGAGGTTCTTCAGGATGACGAGCTCCTTGTAGCGGTAGGCGAGGATGCGTTCGTGGTCCTGGAATCCGCGCAAGGCCACATCACAACTGCCCTGCGGACCAAAGCTCACCGCCTCGAGAGGCGAGGCGCCCTGGTGGTAAATCCCGGCGTCGCCCTGCTCGTTGGCATTGAGCTGGTAAACGATGTCGATGGCCTGGGCCGCCATGCCGAGCTGCGACATGAAGGAGTAGTAGGCGATGACCTGCTCCTGTTTGAGGCCCGCCTTGGAGATCAGGTCGTAAAGCTGGACGCCGAGGAGGATCTTGCGCTCGTCGTCGAGCTCCGCGCTCAGTTTCTGCGCGATGGCATTGAGATCCTGCTGCTCGTGCAGCGCATCGCGGAAGAGCTTGCGCAGTTCCGAGTAGACGGCATCCGGGTAATCGTAGCGCAGGAAGCCGAGGCTGGAGTCGATTTCCTCTTCCAGGATCTCGCCATCGACGCGGGCAAAGGCGGCAAAGACCTTGATGAGGGTCGGCAGAAGGTTGGGGCTTTCCGCAACGGTGCGCGGTTTTCCGGAGAGGCGACGAAACATGCGGCGACTGGCGGCATGTGCCTGGGACGCAAGGAGAAAGATGCCCTCCAACTTGCTGCGGGAGCGGTTGGATTGGGGTTCTTGGGCCGATGCGTCCATCGCAAGAGATTAGGGTCCGATTCCAGTGAATGCAAGGTAGCGGGTTGCAAGCTTCACCATTTCTGAGATAATGAGCAGTCCGCCGTATGACAGAAATCGCTATAGAACCACGCCAGCAGGCCGAGGAGGCCTTGCCCTTGGAGAACATCCGCGTGCGTGGTGTTACCCGTCTGATCACGCCGACGCAGATCAAGGAGCAGCTGCCCATGTCCGCTGCCCAGCTTGACACCGTCCTCCGCGGCCGTGAACAGGTTCGCTCCATCCTCCGTGGGGAGGATGACCGCCTCCTCGTCGTGGTGGGTCCATGCTCGATCCACGATCCCAAGGCCGCCCTCGAGTACGCCGAGAAGCTTGCCGCTCTCAGCCGCGAGGTCGCCGAGAAGTATTTCGTCGTCATGCGCGTCTATTTTGAGAAGCCCCGCACGACCGTGGGCTGGAAGGGATTGATCAACGATCCCCTCATGGACGACTCCTGCGACATGGCCCACGGCATCGCCCTGGCCCGCCAAATCCTCCTCGACGTGGCGGCGCTCGGCCTGCCCGCCGGTACGGAATTTCTCGATCCCATCATCCCGCAGTACATCGGCGACCTCATCACGTGGTCGGCCATTGGGGCGCGCACGACGGAATCCCAGACCCATCGTGAGATGGCGAGCGGACTCTCGATGCCGGTCGGCTTCAAGAACGGCACCGATGGCAGCGTGCAGGTGGCCATCGACGCGATGAAGAGCTCGATGTCTCCGCACAGTTTCCTCGGCATCGACCAGGACGGGTCGACCAGCATTGTCAAAACCTCCGGCAATCCC of the Terrimicrobium sacchariphilum genome contains:
- a CDS encoding PQQ-dependent sugar dehydrogenase, with the translated sequence MQPWQLPLRHAAIFLLLGCGLASAQQGDVVETAAAKFRVETIADGMTNPWAIAKLPDGRFLITERPGRLRIVENGKLLPDPVEGVPEVWAKGQGGLLDVVLHPDYAKNGWIYLSFSKPLPKGALTSVIRARLKDNRLVDQETIFDPPADEATGAGVHFGCKLTFDKEGHLFFSIGDRGDVTNPTNNAQRVDNVKGKIHRVMDDGSIPADNPYANTPGARPTIWCNGNRNPQGLIYDLPSGILWETEHGPKGGDELNIIRKGLNYGWPTITYGINYSGTPITDHTSQDGMEQPITYWTPSLGACGLTVYHGDKFPQWEGNIFAGALALTKIVRVKLDGQKVIEQEDILKGTGRIRDLRVFDDGYLYVVYDNPGKVVRLLPAN
- the leuS gene encoding leucine--tRNA ligase; amino-acid sequence: MAVQRKQFPFSEFEPKWQQRWLDEGAFRAANPGEPGFDANKPKYYVLDMFPYPSGEGLHVGHVEGYTATDIIARFKRLRGFNVLHPMGWDAFGLPAEQFAIKTGQHPRVTTERNVDRFRAQLQSIGFSYDWEREISTTDPKYFRWTQWIFLKLYNSWFNPETQKAEPIETYKGEDADSVRLAYVSEQPVNWCPALGTVLANEEVIDGKSEVGGHPVERRPLRQWVLRITAFAERLINELDGLDWPEGIKLLQKNWIGRSEGASVTFGLEGASETIEVFTTRPDTLFGASYLVLAPEHTLVDQITTAEQRDAVEAYKRQVASKSDLERTELAKEKTGVFTGAYAINPVNGARIPIWTADYVLTGYGTGAIMAVPAHDERDWEFATKFQLPIIPVVAPADGSQPDTSAVFVGEGIAINSAPIEGLPTKEAKARITAWLEEKGIGHGTINYKLRDWLFSRQRYWGEPFPILWEDGRHRALPEAELPLAQPEMEDFKPTGSPEPPLSKATDWVQYSEKARRETNTMPQWAGSCWYYLRFCDPLNPERFVGTDAENYWMDAGKPGGVDLYVGGTEHAVLHLLYARFWHKVLFDLGYISTREPFQRLVNQGMILGPDEQKMSKSRGNVVNPDSVISEYGADSLRLYEMFMGPLEQSKPWSMKGVEGVYRFLGRVWRLAMEETQEGDWAISPALVEADLTPAQLRVVHATIKKVTEDIDGFAFNTAISQMMVCTNEFVNASPRPVAVLRTLLVLLSPFAPHIADELWALLAAKFSGFHGRASSQAWPVWNEEYLAVSEAEYVVQVNGKLRDRLVVPKDAPQAEIEAAALALEKVKESLTGKTVVKIIIVPNKLINIVAK
- the rdgB gene encoding RdgB/HAM1 family non-canonical purine NTP pyrophosphatase produces the protein MAETSLSENLANSGPYRLLVSTRNAHKVGEIRQILGSSFEVMDLSAAPQVPEVEETETTFEGNAMLKAVAASLVFDGWVIADDSGLEVDALNGAPGVYSARYAGENAGDKDNNRLLLENLDGVLDRRARFHCVIVLARGGRKLAAFDGTVEGRIIDAEDGAGGFGYDPLFIPEGYNQTFGVLPAEVKNALSHRAKALEKLCQWRGWY
- a CDS encoding c-type cytochrome, yielding MRLHIALLSCIFPMVVVADELETQLVAGAGVYEMNCAQCHVAGKGGPTAPALIGTAIVKGPAKAIIEVVLKGQTGKVVVDGKPFNGQMPAFDYLTDEEIASVVAYIRKQFGEVGEVVPVQTVTDARPK
- a CDS encoding NAD(P)-dependent oxidoreductase, whose product is MQTISFVGVGRMGRNMAHRLNELGYPIGGIYDVRPEAARELASEIGATATGSLAEATRLGDIIITVVTDDGAMRSIFGLSGESDHLLRHAGGKTFINCATVTPAVHQDVEKAASAAGAYALEACMASSITQARQGTLYLMVGGQKDVFLAVEPILQKLSSSLRYVGKAGEAAKVKALVNMVMNINTAGLAEGLGLGEALGLDLTMLREVFSQTGANSRVLETDGEDMQNREHSCYFSAAHAAKDSGIALELAGDLGLTLPLAEATKAQYDRMVALDLGELDKSGVAELTFRGRST
- a CDS encoding type II secretion system protein; protein product: MKTTRRGFTLIELLVTISIIAVLAVLGLAALFRSQRSAEQADSTAQLRTMAQAVISYAGEHDGTLPGPLWPGQVMLYDPAREGRLVREVGEYLSFEKRPTAYVVESLIPKSYRRAMKGTNLGDARIYVMNTAVEVNGTTVNPFGNLPTDPAQPSLKLVTVASLPEDERWIMKEADQHVPEVAGAAWRANTPSAPVHGSMRAAARFDGSVNWEKAE
- a CDS encoding MBL fold metallo-hydrolase, whose translation is MKTIPLEDNFADVLSKARRGLGFDLFSVAQRAGIPEDRAAAVFDGHFDEEIVRALSPELGLCANRTAALGRGDYVPAPISLPGLAGYNTPFHDMMVNSYLVWDKASGKAVAFDTGTDIDDMLATLTEENLTLELILLTHSHGDHIYELDRLVEKTGAPAWIGEKEPVKGASTFAPGRVFEVGNLRVESRLTWGHSPGGITYVVTGLERSLAVVGDAIFAGSMGGGGVSYSDALRTNQEEILSLPDETIICPGHGPLTTVGEQKQNNPFFP